A window of Fragaria vesca subsp. vesca linkage group LG7, FraVesHawaii_1.0, whole genome shotgun sequence contains these coding sequences:
- the LOC101299819 gene encoding uncharacterized protein LOC101299819, which translates to MLSPPINMPGPAVQDPAGKVLHPAPEVDAEPEPKKLCAPPSYPGCKAQDSCDIYYCNYCDKESDHITPECPYDPDNVYDSDEDDIDPRVGEYQGEREGYSWNCLLGCGGLADCSFDHGKTGGLYGKTKGFYVLKDCITCGKEGHWCDECSIKPRFFTFTEEAQLGAST; encoded by the exons ATGCTTTCACCGCCGATAAATATGCCTGGCCCCGCAGTCCAGGATCCGGCTGGAAAAGTCCTTCACCCCGCACCGGAAGTTGATGCTGAGCCCGAACCAAAGAAACTTTGTGCCCCACCATCATATCCCG GTTGCAAGGCACAGGATTCTTGTGATATATATTATTGCAATTATTGTGATAAAGAGAGCGATCACATCACCCCTGAGTGCCCCTATGATCCCGATAATGTCTATGATTCCGATGAAGATGATATTGACCCGAGAGTTGGAGAATACCAGGGGGAAAGGGAGGGCTATTCATGGAATTGCTTGTTGGGATGCGGTGGTCTCGCAGATTGTTCATTTGATCATGGTAAAACCGGAGGATTATATGGTAAAACCAAAGGATTCTATGTTCTCAAGGATTGTATCACATGTGGTAAGGAGGGTCACTGGTGTGATGAGTGCTCAATCAAACCAAGATTTTTTACATTTACAGAAGAGGCGCAGCTGGGCGCAAGTACTTGA
- the LOC101300103 gene encoding uncharacterized protein LOC101300103 — MSRLKGTTLVAFFFERFNGKEIVTGIMLGADSRLSNKKRFQDDGKKILRIGKNILILMAGNGDGCEKMCAHLTGKLNNPVEVGSLKVEDVLDMVVNYLNANLHVDGDNSNIGSLVAGWDEKEGLQVYRTKLKDQWVHWEGEHNYVSVGNGREHALHFLGKYYERKMSPENAAELALGALYAATNDPFTGGPLQDVLKDYFRYVSHGNIKAASCIAKIGDHHFYRVVCKSADVVSAIYDFVRGSPHKPHSLEENFPHGIYLESGVPVYVQPSSKGLLDHLCNMAKKQHKSCHDDLEVYLKYYENYFSVNGYDQRTMFLVSSEKLLGSELKSIKDKFSPQGNEVIVARWLAKRGNFHFYRVFFRTESEASKAYQVMKAVTDAPPPLQGIGMFLEPPTKPVYVEMTSKVLLQDICSLPPAPVTKRYKYIV, encoded by the exons ATGTCAAGATTGAAAGGAACAACTCTTGTTGCCTTCTTTTTTGAGAGGTTCAATGGGAAGGAAATTGTGACGGGAATCATGCTTGGAGCTGATTCTAGACTCTCAAATAAGAAGAGAT TCCAGGACGATGGGAAAAAAATATTACGTATCGGTAAAAACATACTTATTTTGATGGCGGGAAATGGCGATGGTTGTGAAAAAATGTGCGCACATTTGACAGGAAAACTGAATAACCCA GTTGAAGTTGGGTCTTTGAAAGTCGAGGATGTACTAGATATGGTGGTCAACTATCTAAATGCTAATCTTCATGTAGACGGAGATAATTCAAACATTGGTAGCTTAGTTGCTGGATGGGATGAAAAAGAG GGGTTGCAAGTTTATCGGACTAAACTAAAAGACCAATGGGTGCATTGGGAAGGAGAGCATAACTATGTATCTGTAGGAAATGGTAGAGAGCATGCACTGCATTTCTTGGGAAAATA TTATGAACGCAAAATGTCCCCTGAAAATGCTGCTGAGTTGGCCCTTGGAGCATTATATGCTGCAACAAATGATCCTTTTACTGGCGGTCCTCTTCAAG ATGTTCTCAAAGACTACTTTAGGTATGTATCGCATGGAAACATAAAGGCAGCTTCTTGCATAGCAAAGATTGGAGATCACCACTTCTATCGTGTTGTTTGCAAGTCAGCGGATGTGGTTTCTGCAATCTATGACTTTGTTAGAGGTTCCCCGCACAAACCTCATTCTCTGGAAGAAAATTTTCCGCATGGAATTTATTTGGAATCTGGAGTGCCTGTGTATGTGCAACCGAGCTCGAAGGGTTTGTTAGACCACTTGTGCAACATGGCAAAGAAACAACACAAGTCATGCCATGATGATCTGGAGGTGTACCTCAAGTATTACGAGAATTATTTCAGTGTGAATGGGTATGATCAACGGACAATGTTCTTGGTTTCTTCTGAAAAGCTTCTTGGTAGTGAACTCAAAAGCATCAAAGACAAGTTCAG TCCACAAGGCAATGAAGTAATAGTTGCCCGTTGGTTAGCGAAGAGGGGCAACTTCCACTTCTACCGGGTTTTTTTTCGGACTGAAAGTGAGGCTTCAAAGGCATATCAGGTTATGAAAGCAGTTACGGATGCTCCTCCTCCTCTACAAGGCATAGGAATGTTCTTAGAGCCTCCTACCAAGCCGGTTTATGTGGAGATGACCTCAAAGGTGCTTTTGCAAGACATATGCAGTTTACCTCCAGCGCCTGTAACTAAACGGTACAAATACATCGTATAA
- the LOC101300869 gene encoding signal recognition particle 54 kDa protein 2-like: protein MNQVAEATKPYLVIYVRDGSIGQAVFDQAQAFKESAEVGAVVVTKTDGHAKGGGTLSAVAATKSSVIFFGTGENMDGFEVFDVKPFVNHLLGMSDLSGFMNKTQEVAPKLENQTELLQKLSEGTFTSRIMYEQSQNLPLPQMGLLSQLTSMLPGAKLMPKCNDKES, encoded by the coding sequence ATGAATCAGGTGGCTGAAGCTACCAAACCATATCTTGTTATATATGTTAGGGATGGCAGTATTGGTCAGGCTGTTTTTGATCAAGCTCAAGCATTTAAGGAAAGTGCTGAAGTTGGAGCTGTTGTTGTTACCAAAACGGATGGTCATGCAAAGGGAGGTGGTACTCTTAGTGCTGTTGCAGCAACAAAGAGTTCTGTTATATTTTTTGGAACAGGAGAGAATATGGATGGGTTTGAAGTTTTCGATGTTAAACCTTTTGTCAATCATCTGCTAGGAATGAGTGACTTGTCTGGATTTATGAACAAGACTCAAGAAGTTGCTCCTAAACTTGAAAACCAGACAGAGCTTCTGCAAAAGCTTTCAGAAGGGACCTTCACGTCGAGGATAATGTATGAGCAGTCTCAGAACTTGCCTTTGCCTCAGATGGGTTTGCTTAGCCAGCTTACTTCAATGCTTCCAGGTGCTAAGTTGATGCCCAAATGTAATGATAAGGAAAGCTAG
- the LOC101301155 gene encoding uncharacterized protein LOC101301155 has product MSTVFFSVSNLIFLSNPNYSVRYSLSPKATPFRLVRSSRRRLAIPVCSKSSEAEEVSAAPEDEWLKRLPDKKKPLYSHSLPCIEAWLRSLGFFQSREDRAVWLIDKPEWHAQLSLDVTDLYVRYLKTGPGNLEKDMERRFSYALSREDIENAVLGGP; this is encoded by the exons ATGTCGACAGTCTTCTTCTCCGTTTCCAATTTGATCTTCCTCTCAAATCCAAACTACTCTGTTCGCTACTCACTCTCGCCTAAAGCGACGCCGTTTCGGCTCGTTCGGTCTTCTCGAAGGAGGCTAGCGATTCCGGTGTGTTCGAAGTCGTCGGAGGCGGAGGAGGTCTCGGCGGCGCCGGAGGACGAGTGGCTGAAGCGGCTGCCGGACAAGAAGAAGCCTCTGTATTCTCACAGTCTGCCTTGCATTGAGGCGTGGCTGAGAAGCTTGGGGTTCTTCCAGAGCAGAGAGGACCGCGCCGTTTGGCTGATCGACAAGCCGGAGTGGCACGCGCAGCTCTCACTCGACGTCACCGATCTCTATGTCAG GTATCTAAAGACTGGACCTGGAAATCTTGAAAAGGATATGGAGAGGAGATTTAGCTATGCACTGAGCAGAGAGGACATTGAAAATGCAGTGCTTGGAGGTCCCTGA